In one window of Eggerthella guodeyinii DNA:
- a CDS encoding molybdopterin-dependent oxidoreductase, with translation MEKKQDFSPIEYVKDGRLTRRTFVKGAGWITVTSALGLGIAGCAPASEPQADKGAAASADPNEGVTYAHACCNLNCTSHCHLKAHIKDGTIVTVTPGDTPGREDYANACLRGMALSQKTQDENARVMYPMKRTGERGSGEFERISWDQAMDEIAQKLNETKEKHGEQAAGFYSFTGNSGNLSMSAPTRFAGTFGGTVFDIEGIMGDQGASMGMILAYGVKRGSHDTRDYLNSNMIVLWGRNVADTHTSEFRYLVEAHEKGAKIVVVDPRLCSSATIADQWIPLKPQTDPALALGMMNVIIGNDLHDKEWLASYSVAPFLVKESDGAYAMDGEDWLVWDTASNSAKKYNEEGVAPALSGTFDVNGEAVRTAFDHLVDEVSAYTLPVTAEITGLSEDVIETFALEYANAKPAGIRMGQGMQRVWNSFAPFRTVAVLAAVTGYVGVEGGGASHMGGITAAQPHPEIEKPALGNPDWSSTGDKKAAMVRTSTMYDQIMTKDPYPLDFLWFANSNFVNMSPDANKIINEVLPNVSTIVTVDPYWTWTAKQSDYVLPACNYWEKWDIEDRTPWVIISKPAITPMGESKSDAEIMSLLAKKVGLEELWNKSDEEWVRGFINYDHPAWEGFDFDKVAEEGIFARADGIFEPLIFRPDNTFPTPSKRFQLYNEELVAFGQEVPTYEPMLEDPSGDLGQKYPLVYLQFHDRLNVHSQHILIPELSVVQSEPLLEMNPVDAEARGVKHGDVVSIKNDRGSCKMKAFLTEGIRPGAVATASGWTPEQFIEGNYQMLTHFTINPTEEFIGQTSTAFYDVLVEVEKA, from the coding sequence ATGGAAAAGAAGCAGGATTTTTCACCGATCGAGTACGTGAAGGACGGCAGGCTCACCCGCCGAACATTCGTGAAGGGGGCCGGCTGGATCACCGTCACCTCGGCGTTGGGGCTCGGCATCGCCGGTTGCGCGCCCGCCAGCGAGCCGCAGGCGGACAAAGGGGCGGCCGCTTCCGCCGACCCGAACGAGGGCGTCACTTACGCGCACGCCTGCTGCAATCTCAACTGCACGTCGCACTGCCATCTTAAAGCCCACATCAAGGACGGCACTATCGTCACCGTCACGCCGGGCGACACGCCCGGGCGCGAGGACTACGCCAACGCCTGCCTGCGCGGCATGGCGCTCAGCCAGAAAACCCAGGACGAGAACGCGCGCGTGATGTACCCGATGAAGCGCACGGGCGAGCGCGGGTCGGGCGAGTTCGAGCGCATCTCGTGGGATCAGGCGATGGACGAGATCGCGCAGAAGCTGAACGAGACGAAGGAGAAGCACGGCGAGCAAGCCGCCGGCTTCTACTCGTTCACCGGCAACTCGGGCAACCTCTCGATGAGCGCGCCCACGCGATTCGCGGGGACGTTCGGCGGAACCGTCTTCGACATCGAGGGCATCATGGGCGACCAGGGCGCCAGCATGGGCATGATCCTCGCGTACGGCGTGAAGCGCGGCTCGCACGACACGCGCGACTACCTCAACTCGAACATGATCGTGCTGTGGGGCCGCAACGTGGCCGACACGCACACGTCCGAGTTCCGCTACCTCGTGGAAGCGCACGAGAAGGGCGCGAAGATCGTCGTGGTCGACCCGCGCCTGTGCTCGTCGGCGACCATCGCCGACCAGTGGATTCCGCTCAAGCCCCAAACCGACCCCGCGCTGGCCCTCGGCATGATGAACGTCATCATCGGCAACGACCTGCACGACAAGGAATGGCTCGCCTCGTACAGCGTGGCCCCCTTCCTCGTCAAGGAGTCCGACGGCGCGTACGCCATGGACGGCGAAGACTGGCTGGTGTGGGACACCGCGTCGAACAGCGCCAAGAAATACAACGAGGAGGGCGTCGCGCCCGCCCTCTCGGGTACCTTCGACGTGAACGGCGAGGCGGTGCGCACGGCGTTCGACCACCTGGTCGACGAGGTGTCCGCGTACACGCTCCCCGTGACGGCCGAGATCACCGGCCTGTCCGAAGACGTCATCGAGACGTTCGCGCTGGAGTACGCCAACGCGAAGCCGGCCGGCATCCGCATGGGCCAGGGCATGCAGCGCGTCTGGAACTCGTTCGCGCCGTTCCGCACGGTGGCGGTGCTCGCAGCCGTGACCGGATACGTGGGCGTCGAAGGCGGCGGCGCGTCGCACATGGGCGGCATCACGGCAGCGCAGCCGCATCCCGAGATCGAGAAGCCTGCGCTGGGCAACCCCGACTGGTCGAGCACCGGCGACAAGAAGGCCGCCATGGTGCGCACGTCCACCATGTACGACCAGATCATGACAAAGGATCCGTACCCGCTCGACTTCCTGTGGTTCGCGAACTCGAACTTCGTCAACATGAGCCCCGACGCCAACAAGATCATCAACGAGGTGCTGCCCAACGTCTCGACCATCGTGACGGTGGACCCGTACTGGACGTGGACGGCCAAGCAGTCCGACTACGTGCTGCCAGCCTGCAACTACTGGGAGAAGTGGGACATCGAGGACCGCACCCCCTGGGTCATCATCAGCAAGCCCGCCATCACGCCGATGGGCGAGAGCAAGTCCGACGCCGAGATCATGTCGCTGCTCGCGAAGAAGGTGGGGCTTGAGGAACTTTGGAACAAGTCCGACGAGGAATGGGTGCGCGGGTTCATCAACTACGATCACCCCGCCTGGGAAGGCTTCGATTTCGACAAGGTTGCCGAGGAGGGTATCTTCGCCCGCGCGGACGGCATCTTCGAGCCGCTGATCTTCCGACCCGACAACACGTTCCCCACGCCGTCGAAGCGCTTCCAGCTGTACAACGAGGAGCTCGTCGCGTTCGGCCAAGAGGTTCCCACGTACGAGCCGATGCTCGAGGATCCGTCGGGCGACCTGGGCCAGAAGTACCCGCTCGTGTACCTGCAATTCCACGATCGCCTGAACGTGCACTCACAGCACATTCTCATCCCCGAGCTCAGCGTCGTGCAAAGCGAGCCGCTGCTCGAGATGAACCCCGTCGACGCCGAAGCGCGCGGAGTCAAGCACGGCGACGTCGTCTCGATCAAGAACGACCGCGGCTCCTGCAAGATGAAGGCGTTCCTGACCGAGGGCATCCGCCCCGGTGCCGTCGCCACGGCAAGCGGGTGGACGCCCGAGCAGTTCATCGAGGGCAACTACCAGATGCTCACCCATTTCACGATCAACCCGACCGAAGAGTTCATAGGCCAGACCAGTACCGCTTTCTATGACGTGTTGGTCGAAGTAGAGAAAGCGTAG
- a CDS encoding DUF302 domain-containing protein: MSESEARNLCLVEGRLPADETVRRLKDELAARSIPVFATFDHARNAEDVGLDLRPTTVVVFGSPRVGTALMQADQRISLELPLRIAVWEDEAGRTWLAFPTMKELAERYGLGEMPVIAKMQELLESLANQAANNR, translated from the coding sequence ATGAGCGAATCGGAAGCGCGCAACCTCTGCCTGGTCGAAGGGCGCTTGCCCGCAGACGAGACGGTTCGCCGCCTCAAGGACGAGCTGGCGGCGCGCTCCATTCCCGTGTTCGCCACGTTCGACCACGCTCGGAACGCCGAAGACGTGGGGCTCGACCTGCGCCCCACCACGGTCGTGGTGTTCGGCTCGCCCCGGGTTGGCACCGCCCTCATGCAGGCCGACCAGCGCATATCGCTTGAGCTTCCCCTGCGCATCGCCGTTTGGGAGGACGAAGCGGGCCGCACTTGGCTGGCATTCCCCACGATGAAGGAACTTGCAGAACGCTACGGCCTCGGCGAGATGCCCGTCATCGCGAAGATGCAGGAGCTCCTGGAAAGCTTGGCGAACCAGGCCGCCAACAACCGGTAA
- a CDS encoding 4Fe-4S dicluster domain-containing protein, which translates to MADKVQYGMVIDTTRCMGCQTCVISCKISNQTPEGLYWGRVRSRDGEIPYQATGTFPDAKLAFRPELCNHCASPACFAKCPAGAIQKREEDGAVVIDEEACIGCGTCALACPYEIPQIDEAAKKASKCNLCYERTAVGEQPWCVLSCPGKARIFGDLNDPNSDVAKYLADKQAVPFHEEFETGSSVYYVL; encoded by the coding sequence ATGGCTGACAAGGTTCAATACGGCATGGTGATCGACACGACCCGTTGCATGGGATGCCAGACATGCGTGATAAGCTGCAAAATTTCGAACCAGACCCCCGAGGGGCTGTACTGGGGCCGCGTTCGCAGCCGCGACGGCGAGATCCCCTACCAGGCCACGGGCACCTTCCCCGACGCGAAGCTGGCGTTCAGGCCCGAGCTGTGCAACCATTGCGCCTCGCCCGCGTGCTTCGCCAAGTGCCCGGCGGGCGCCATTCAGAAGCGTGAGGAGGACGGCGCCGTGGTCATCGACGAGGAAGCGTGCATCGGATGCGGCACGTGCGCCCTCGCCTGCCCCTACGAGATTCCCCAGATCGACGAGGCGGCCAAGAAGGCGTCGAAGTGCAATCTGTGCTACGAGCGCACAGCCGTGGGCGAGCAGCCCTGGTGCGTGCTGTCGTGCCCGGGCAAAGCGCGCATCTTCGGCGACCTCAACGACCCGAACAGCGACGTGGCGAAGTACCTCGCCGATAAGCAGGCCGTCCCCTTCCACGAGGAATTCGAAACCGGCTCCTCGGTGTACTACGTGCTCTGA
- a CDS encoding acetamidase/formamidase family protein, with the protein MQVIEDQVIKFSKDNAPCATAQPGEVLLFKTQDCFAGRIPSEDVTMKDLNFSYGFTNPAAGPVYVEGAEPGDVLVVDIYDVQVADHGVIATDDHCGPLFETTDYRSKIIPIEGGMADFNGVKFPINPMIGVIGTAPDGEDVIDGFVGAHGGNLDNKLITKGTRLYFPVRVPGALLQMGDVHATMGDAELCGTGIEIAADITVKVSLVKGFELNWPVLETFGAHGKWYVNASAQEFNEALMNGCKEMQRLLMRITGWDAIDTYMYMSVQSDVELSQACKPCEVQLSLRVGTPKLVDFPPLVPQP; encoded by the coding sequence ATGCAGGTCATTGAGGATCAGGTCATCAAGTTTTCCAAGGACAATGCACCGTGCGCGACCGCGCAGCCGGGCGAGGTGCTGCTGTTCAAGACGCAGGACTGCTTCGCCGGGCGCATCCCCAGCGAAGACGTCACGATGAAGGACCTCAACTTCTCGTACGGGTTCACGAACCCGGCCGCCGGTCCCGTGTACGTGGAGGGCGCCGAGCCGGGCGACGTGCTGGTGGTGGACATCTACGACGTGCAGGTGGCCGACCACGGCGTCATCGCCACCGACGACCACTGCGGCCCGCTGTTCGAGACGACGGACTACCGCAGCAAGATCATCCCCATCGAGGGCGGCATGGCCGACTTCAACGGCGTGAAGTTCCCCATCAACCCGATGATCGGCGTCATCGGCACCGCGCCCGACGGCGAGGACGTCATCGACGGCTTCGTGGGCGCGCACGGTGGCAACCTGGACAACAAGCTGATCACGAAGGGGACGCGTCTGTACTTCCCTGTGCGCGTGCCGGGCGCGCTGCTGCAGATGGGCGACGTGCACGCCACGATGGGCGACGCCGAGCTGTGCGGCACGGGCATCGAGATCGCGGCCGACATCACGGTGAAGGTGTCGCTGGTGAAGGGCTTCGAGCTGAACTGGCCCGTGCTGGAGACGTTCGGCGCGCACGGCAAGTGGTACGTGAACGCGAGCGCGCAGGAGTTCAACGAGGCGCTGATGAACGGCTGCAAGGAGATGCAGCGCCTACTCATGCGCATCACGGGTTGGGACGCCATCGACACCTACATGTACATGTCGGTGCAGAGCGACGTGGAGCTGAGCCAGGCGTGCAAGCCCTGCGAGGTACAGCTGAGCCTGCGCGTGGGCACGCCGAAGCTGGTGGATTTCCCGCCGCTGGTGCCGCAGCCGTAG
- a CDS encoding HdeD family acid-resistance protein — MKSFLDALRSNMLAQAITSIALGILLAFWPGITVITVVYLLALYLAVSGIASLVAYFRSSGARYRSGGVLVNAIFLLVLALLVFLFPEAVGGFFSLILGILLTIGGIVNAVRSVELRAYQGSTWVVTLILSAIIAIGGLVIIVNPFATTAMFVLVLGVLLIVKGVADLVIERRLARMMKEAR, encoded by the coding sequence ATGAAATCGTTTCTCGACGCATTGCGTTCCAACATGCTGGCGCAGGCCATCACGTCCATCGCGCTCGGCATCCTTCTGGCATTCTGGCCGGGTATCACGGTGATCACCGTCGTGTACCTGCTGGCGCTGTACCTGGCGGTGTCGGGCATCGCGTCGCTCGTGGCGTACTTCCGCTCCTCGGGCGCGCGCTACCGTTCGGGCGGCGTGCTGGTCAACGCCATTTTCCTGCTCGTGCTGGCGCTGCTCGTGTTCCTGTTCCCCGAGGCGGTGGGCGGCTTCTTCTCGCTCATCCTGGGCATCCTGCTGACCATCGGCGGCATCGTGAACGCCGTGCGCTCGGTCGAGCTGCGCGCGTACCAGGGCAGCACGTGGGTCGTCACGCTGATCCTCAGCGCGATCATCGCCATCGGCGGCCTCGTCATCATCGTGAACCCGTTCGCCACGACGGCGATGTTCGTGCTGGTGCTGGGCGTCCTGCTCATCGTGAAGGGCGTGGCCGACCTCGTCATCGAGCGCCGTCTCGCCCGCATGATGAAAGAAGCGCGGTAA
- a CDS encoding threonine aldolase family protein, whose product MLHFDSDYMEGAHPAILERMMATNLDQTSGYGTDEVCAAARERIRAACACPDAAVYFLVGGTQANAAVADQILRPWEGIVSATTGHITAHEAGAVEACGRKTLPLPQHDGKLDAAEVRALCEAYWGDENREHIVAPGAVYLSHPTEYGTVYSLAELEALAQVCHDFDMRLFMDGARLGYGLAAVGTDVTLADIARLCDAFYIGGTKVGAFCGEAVVFTKPGLDDHFFTLMKKRGALLAKGRFLGLQFDVLFDQVEGELRYERIGRHAVELAQRIAEGFRAKGYELAIDSPTNQQFVVLDDATKERLAEHASFGFWERTPDGRTVVRFATSWATRPEAVDELLALL is encoded by the coding sequence ATGCTCCACTTCGACAGCGACTATATGGAAGGCGCCCATCCCGCCATCCTCGAGCGCATGATGGCCACCAACCTCGACCAGACGTCCGGCTACGGCACCGACGAGGTGTGCGCCGCCGCCCGCGAGCGCATCCGCGCGGCATGCGCCTGCCCCGACGCGGCCGTGTACTTCCTCGTAGGCGGCACCCAGGCCAACGCGGCCGTGGCCGACCAGATCCTGCGGCCGTGGGAGGGCATCGTGTCGGCCACGACCGGCCACATCACCGCGCACGAGGCCGGTGCCGTGGAGGCGTGCGGCCGCAAGACGCTGCCGCTGCCGCAGCACGACGGCAAGCTGGACGCCGCCGAGGTGCGCGCGCTGTGCGAGGCGTACTGGGGCGACGAGAATCGCGAGCACATCGTGGCGCCGGGCGCGGTGTACCTCTCGCATCCCACCGAGTACGGCACCGTGTACTCGCTGGCCGAGCTGGAAGCGCTCGCGCAGGTGTGCCACGACTTCGACATGCGGCTGTTCATGGACGGCGCGCGCCTGGGCTACGGCCTGGCCGCCGTGGGCACCGACGTCACGCTGGCCGACATCGCGCGTTTGTGCGACGCGTTCTACATCGGCGGCACGAAGGTGGGCGCGTTCTGCGGCGAGGCCGTCGTGTTCACGAAACCGGGGCTTGACGACCACTTCTTCACGCTCATGAAGAAGCGCGGGGCGCTGCTGGCGAAGGGGCGCTTCCTGGGATTGCAGTTCGACGTGCTGTTCGACCAGGTGGAGGGCGAGCTGCGCTACGAGCGCATCGGCCGCCACGCCGTCGAGCTGGCGCAGCGCATCGCCGAGGGCTTCCGCGCGAAGGGCTACGAGCTGGCCATCGACTCGCCCACGAACCAGCAGTTCGTCGTCCTGGACGACGCCACCAAGGAGCGCCTGGCCGAGCACGCGTCGTTCGGCTTCTGGGAGCGCACGCCCGACGGCCGCACCGTCGTCCGCTTCGCCACCAGCTGGGCCACCCGTCCCGAAGCCGTGGACGAGCTGCTCGCGCTGCTGTAA
- a CDS encoding flavocytochrome c — MGNIASNAPSHATGVSRRSFITGAAAAGMLATLGLAGCAPQDKQTASAATNGADTKWDEECDVLVVGSGYTGLAAALEAKNAGADVKVIEKTARVGGNSALAAGDFAVCNSSVQEREGVQDSVEQYVDDMMVAGLYLNDKEKCRVIAEKSNETWEWTIEMGATWAKNDNDEYFLYPYGGHTVMRSIAQGDGGGANVTGPFAEKLKELGVEVETKRMLTELVKDENGRVIGAIVHDKPSGNDVESGTPVAIKAKKAVVLTTGGFGRDLAFRQAQDPRLDDSVDCTNQEGATAESLRASVAAGAMAVHTDWIQLLPFMSPDEQGYGVAAFYTDGQASYAPTLDVATGKRIVNELTDRKRYADAILETGQPCVQITCKKALYDGGTGLEGAIKAGITTEFASIEEAAEHYGMPVDAVKEEIARYNTFVANKVDEDFKKPIPDDAQPIDEAPFYGVRLWPKVHHCMGGVKTDLECRVVDMDLQVIPGLYAAGEAVGGIHGACRLGSCATADCLVNGRIAGQNAAKEQTA, encoded by the coding sequence ATGGGGAACATCGCATCGAACGCACCGTCGCACGCAACGGGAGTGTCGCGCCGCTCGTTCATCACGGGAGCGGCGGCGGCCGGCATGCTGGCAACGCTGGGCTTGGCAGGTTGCGCGCCGCAGGACAAGCAGACCGCATCGGCCGCCACGAACGGCGCCGACACGAAGTGGGACGAGGAGTGCGACGTCCTGGTCGTGGGCAGCGGGTACACGGGCCTGGCTGCGGCGCTTGAGGCGAAGAACGCCGGCGCGGACGTCAAGGTCATCGAGAAGACGGCGCGCGTGGGCGGCAACTCGGCGCTTGCAGCCGGCGACTTCGCCGTATGCAACTCCAGCGTGCAGGAGCGTGAGGGCGTGCAGGACTCCGTCGAACAGTACGTGGACGACATGATGGTGGCGGGCCTGTACCTCAACGACAAGGAAAAGTGCCGGGTGATCGCCGAGAAGTCCAACGAGACGTGGGAGTGGACCATCGAGATGGGCGCCACCTGGGCGAAGAACGACAACGACGAGTACTTCCTCTACCCGTACGGCGGCCACACCGTCATGCGCTCCATCGCGCAGGGCGACGGCGGCGGCGCGAACGTCACGGGCCCCTTCGCCGAGAAGCTCAAAGAGCTGGGCGTCGAAGTTGAGACGAAGCGCATGCTCACGGAGCTGGTGAAGGACGAGAACGGCCGCGTGATCGGTGCCATCGTGCACGACAAGCCCAGCGGCAACGACGTGGAAAGCGGCACGCCCGTCGCCATCAAGGCGAAGAAGGCCGTGGTGCTGACCACCGGCGGGTTCGGTCGCGACCTGGCGTTCCGCCAGGCGCAGGACCCGCGCCTCGACGACTCCGTGGACTGCACGAACCAGGAAGGCGCCACAGCCGAGAGCCTGCGCGCCTCGGTGGCCGCCGGCGCGATGGCGGTGCACACCGACTGGATTCAGCTGCTGCCCTTCATGAGCCCGGACGAGCAGGGCTACGGCGTGGCCGCGTTCTACACCGACGGCCAAGCCAGCTACGCCCCCACGCTGGACGTGGCCACCGGCAAGCGCATCGTCAACGAGCTGACCGACCGCAAGCGCTATGCCGACGCCATCCTGGAAACCGGCCAGCCGTGCGTGCAGATCACCTGCAAGAAGGCGCTGTACGACGGCGGCACCGGCCTCGAGGGCGCCATCAAGGCCGGCATCACCACCGAGTTCGCGTCCATCGAGGAGGCGGCCGAGCACTACGGCATGCCCGTCGATGCGGTGAAGGAAGAGATCGCCCGCTACAACACGTTCGTGGCGAACAAGGTTGACGAGGACTTCAAGAAGCCCATCCCCGACGACGCGCAGCCCATCGACGAGGCTCCGTTCTACGGCGTGCGTCTGTGGCCGAAGGTGCACCACTGCATGGGCGGCGTGAAAACCGATCTCGAGTGCCGCGTCGTCGACATGGACCTGCAGGTCATCCCCGGCCTGTACGCGGCCGGCGAGGCGGTGGGCGGCATCCACGGCGCATGCCGTCTGGGCTCTTGCGCCACGGCCGACTGCCTGGTGAACGGCCGCATCGCCGGCCAAAACGCCGCCAAGGAGCAAACCGCCTAG
- a CDS encoding sodium-dependent transporter codes for MSNGKGSGAAAAAGAQADGGIAKRERFGSRLGFILISAGCAIGLGNVWRFPYITGEYGGAAFVLMYLVFLVILGLPVMVMEFAVGRASQKSSAVAFDTLQPSRKWHWFSWWGYIGCMVLMMFYTTVGGWMLSFVVKMGTGAFNGLDSAGVGAVFNDMLANPTELVGWMLVVIVLGFLVCSLGLQKGVERITKVMMICLLGIMAVLVVRAVTLPGGLEGLKFYLIPDFGKLFAGATSAEQWATFGDAVYAAMGQAFFTLSLGISAMEIFGSYIGKERSLTGEALRICGLDTAVALVAGLIIFPACFAFSVQPDSGPGLVFVTLPSVFNQMPLGQLWGALFFVFMSFAALSTIIAVFENLISWSMDKWGWTRKKAVARTAVIVTVLSLPCALGFNVLAGVQIPAIGDIQSIEDFIVSNNLLPIGSLLYVLFCVTKGGWGWDNFLAEADTGKGMKFPAWSRLWLKFGIPALIVVIFVMGYVPKFATWLGLS; via the coding sequence ATGAGCAACGGCAAGGGGAGCGGCGCGGCCGCGGCTGCGGGCGCGCAGGCGGATGGCGGCATCGCCAAGCGCGAGCGGTTCGGCTCGCGTCTGGGCTTCATCTTGATATCCGCGGGATGCGCCATCGGCTTGGGCAACGTGTGGCGCTTCCCCTACATCACGGGCGAGTACGGCGGCGCGGCGTTCGTGCTCATGTACCTCGTGTTCCTCGTCATCCTGGGCCTCCCCGTCATGGTGATGGAGTTCGCCGTGGGCCGTGCCAGCCAGAAGAGCTCGGCGGTGGCGTTCGACACGCTGCAGCCGTCGCGGAAGTGGCACTGGTTCTCGTGGTGGGGCTACATCGGGTGCATGGTGCTCATGATGTTCTACACCACGGTGGGCGGCTGGATGCTGTCGTTCGTGGTGAAGATGGGCACGGGCGCGTTCAACGGCCTGGACAGCGCGGGCGTCGGCGCCGTGTTCAACGACATGCTGGCGAACCCCACCGAGCTGGTCGGCTGGATGCTCGTGGTCATCGTGCTGGGCTTCCTCGTGTGCAGCCTGGGGTTGCAGAAGGGCGTCGAGCGCATCACGAAGGTGATGATGATCTGCCTGTTGGGCATCATGGCGGTGCTCGTGGTGCGCGCGGTCACGCTGCCGGGCGGCCTCGAGGGCCTCAAGTTCTACCTCATTCCCGACTTCGGCAAGCTGTTCGCGGGCGCGACAAGCGCCGAGCAGTGGGCCACGTTCGGCGACGCGGTGTACGCGGCCATGGGCCAGGCGTTCTTCACGCTGTCGCTGGGCATCTCGGCCATGGAGATATTCGGCAGCTACATCGGCAAGGAGCGCTCGCTCACCGGCGAGGCGCTGCGCATCTGCGGCCTCGACACCGCAGTGGCGCTCGTGGCGGGCCTCATCATCTTCCCCGCGTGCTTCGCGTTCTCGGTGCAGCCCGACAGCGGTCCGGGCCTCGTGTTCGTCACGCTGCCCAGCGTGTTCAACCAGATGCCGCTCGGGCAGCTGTGGGGCGCGCTGTTCTTCGTGTTCATGAGCTTCGCCGCGCTGTCCACCATCATCGCGGTGTTCGAGAACCTCATCAGCTGGTCGATGGACAAGTGGGGCTGGACGCGCAAGAAGGCCGTCGCGCGCACGGCCGTCATCGTGACGGTGCTCAGTCTGCCGTGCGCCCTCGGGTTCAACGTGCTGGCGGGCGTGCAGATTCCGGCCATCGGCGACATCCAGTCCATCGAGGACTTCATCGTGTCGAACAACCTGCTGCCCATCGGCAGCCTGCTGTACGTGCTGTTCTGCGTGACGAAGGGCGGCTGGGGCTGGGACAACTTCCTGGCCGAAGCCGATACCGGCAAGGGCATGAAGTTCCCGGCCTGGTCGCGCTTGTGGCTGAAGTTCGGCATCCCGGCGCTCATCGTCGTGATCTTCGTGATGGGCTACGTGCCGAAGTTCGCCACCTGGCTGGGGCTGTCGTAG
- a CDS encoding helix-turn-helix transcriptional regulator has product MGNTNQQNDAKQFGASRRYSVAVVGFTCLYAVCVSFFYSSWTVDGSDVSVALFDNVLNPSIFAMSLLFSLLVRSKLPVARTALLAAGYGGFALGLGGALLAATTSIGPAVVAASALAAGIGMGLVMPFYFETFAHYSSRRVAIAFGIMSLGGMAANMLLEFAPDVVSLAAYAVLLGASALCLGNAHRTEPAESEGGAAERERRSAAPHARDALSKHDFLDVFLVSGVCTFALSIVYGILDTAATGGSASPATSILISQFGGIAAAVVFLAYFGTRAKPAPSLLFNVVFGILATGILFLPFLSNDYAVSLNILAAAGWKLVMLALFYLVVTTYAHSRAKLLVGISLAYALPRFGLFVGQNVAQLLGVGSTADFVRTTAVAFFLLYLILMVIWMVNSHERKRAETQARAADELLGRFAQEQESVRKLRCDTLADDRGLTNREKDILYLLAQGRDLAFICETLFLSKNTVKSYQKTIYAKLDVHSKQEIIDLVHGEADAARR; this is encoded by the coding sequence ATGGGGAACACGAACCAGCAGAACGACGCGAAGCAGTTCGGCGCGAGCCGGCGCTACTCCGTTGCCGTCGTCGGCTTCACGTGCCTGTACGCCGTGTGCGTGTCGTTCTTCTATTCCAGCTGGACCGTCGACGGCTCGGACGTGTCGGTCGCGCTCTTCGACAACGTGCTGAACCCCTCGATCTTCGCGATGTCGCTGCTGTTCTCGCTGCTCGTACGCTCGAAACTACCCGTCGCCCGCACGGCGCTCCTCGCGGCGGGCTACGGGGGGTTCGCGCTGGGGCTGGGCGGCGCGCTCCTCGCCGCGACGACGAGCATCGGCCCCGCCGTCGTCGCCGCGTCGGCGCTGGCGGCCGGCATCGGCATGGGGCTGGTCATGCCCTTCTACTTCGAAACGTTCGCGCATTACTCGTCGCGCCGCGTCGCCATCGCGTTCGGCATCATGTCGTTGGGCGGCATGGCGGCGAACATGCTGTTGGAATTCGCGCCCGACGTCGTTTCCCTGGCGGCGTACGCGGTGCTGCTCGGCGCTTCGGCGCTGTGCCTGGGCAACGCGCACCGCACGGAGCCCGCCGAGAGCGAGGGCGGAGCAGCCGAAAGAGAACGCCGCAGCGCAGCGCCGCATGCGCGCGACGCGTTGTCGAAGCACGACTTCCTCGACGTGTTCCTCGTATCGGGCGTGTGCACGTTCGCGCTGTCCATCGTGTACGGCATCCTCGACACCGCGGCCACGGGCGGCAGCGCCTCGCCCGCCACGTCGATCCTCATCTCGCAGTTCGGTGGCATCGCCGCGGCCGTCGTATTCCTCGCCTACTTCGGGACGCGCGCGAAACCCGCGCCGTCGCTGCTGTTCAACGTGGTGTTCGGCATCCTGGCCACCGGCATCCTGTTCCTGCCGTTCCTGTCGAACGACTACGCGGTGTCGCTGAACATCCTGGCCGCCGCCGGATGGAAGCTCGTCATGCTGGCGCTGTTCTACCTCGTGGTCACCACGTACGCTCACAGCCGCGCGAAGCTGCTCGTGGGCATCTCGCTGGCGTACGCGCTGCCGCGGTTCGGCCTGTTCGTGGGGCAGAACGTGGCGCAACTGCTGGGCGTGGGCAGCACGGCCGACTTCGTGCGCACCACGGCCGTGGCCTTCTTTCTGCTGTACCTCATCCTCATGGTCATCTGGATGGTGAACTCGCACGAGCGCAAGCGCGCCGAAACGCAGGCGCGCGCCGCCGACGAGCTGCTCGGCCGTTTCGCGCAGGAGCAGGAAAGCGTGCGCAAGCTGCGCTGCGACACGCTGGCCGACGACCGCGGGCTGACGAACCGCGAGAAGGACATCCTGTACCTGCTGGCCCAGGGACGCGATCTCGCCTTCATCTGCGAGACGCTGTTCCTGTCGAAGAACACGGTGAAGAGCTACCAGAAGACCATCTACGCGAAGCTCGACGTGCACAGCAAGCAGGAGATCATCGACCTCGTGCACGGCGAAGCCGACGCAGCGCGACGCTAG